A part of Larkinella insperata genomic DNA contains:
- the aspS gene encoding aspartate--tRNA ligase, whose translation MLRTHTCGEIRIEHVTTQVILCGWVQRIRDKGGLIWIDLRDRYGLTQLLLEEGQTDPAILETARSLGREFVVKASGEVIERKSKNPNLPTGDIEVRLEALEVLNPAKLPPFLIEDETDGGDDLRMKYRYLDLRRNPVRRNLELRHKMAQQTRIYMDGQDFIEVETPVLIKSTPEGARDFVVPSRMNPGEFYALPQSPQTFKQLLMVSGFDRYYQIVKCFRDEDLRADRQPEFTQIDCEMSFITQEDILQMFEGLVRHLFKTVKGIDLVQVPRMTYADAMRLYGSDKPDTRFGMEFVELKGAFDTVDLTSGKNFVVFDSAELVIGINAKGCAEYTRKQVDELTDYIKRPQIGAKGLIYVRYNADGTIKSSVDKFYTEDDLKQWVAQFQAEPGDLLLIMAGDAAKVRKQLNELRLEMGTRLGLRDPNQFSALWVLDFPLLEWGDEENRWFAMHHPFTSPKPEDIPLLETNPGHVRANAYDMVINGTEVGGGSIRIFQRDLQSKMFDFLGFTPEEAKAQFGFLLDAFEYGAPPHGGIAFGFDRLCSIFGGADSIRDFIAFPKNNSGRDVMIDSPATISPAQLNELQIAVAKK comes from the coding sequence ATGCTTCGAACGCACACCTGCGGAGAAATCCGCATCGAACACGTTACTACCCAAGTTATTCTCTGCGGCTGGGTGCAACGCATCCGCGACAAAGGCGGTTTGATCTGGATTGACCTCCGCGACCGCTACGGCCTGACCCAACTGCTGCTCGAAGAAGGCCAAACCGATCCGGCTATCCTTGAGACCGCCCGGTCGCTGGGCCGTGAGTTTGTGGTAAAAGCCTCCGGCGAAGTGATCGAGCGTAAATCCAAAAACCCCAACCTGCCTACGGGTGATATCGAAGTCCGTCTGGAAGCGCTGGAAGTTCTGAATCCGGCCAAGCTACCGCCCTTCCTGATCGAAGACGAAACCGACGGGGGCGACGACCTGCGGATGAAATACCGGTACCTGGACCTGCGCCGGAATCCCGTTCGGAGAAACCTCGAACTGCGTCACAAAATGGCGCAGCAGACGCGGATTTACATGGACGGCCAGGACTTTATTGAAGTCGAAACGCCGGTTCTGATCAAATCGACGCCGGAAGGCGCCCGCGATTTTGTGGTACCGAGCCGCATGAACCCGGGTGAGTTCTACGCCCTGCCTCAGTCACCCCAGACGTTCAAGCAACTGCTGATGGTATCGGGTTTCGACCGGTATTACCAGATCGTCAAGTGTTTCCGGGACGAAGACCTGCGCGCCGACCGCCAGCCGGAGTTTACGCAGATCGACTGTGAAATGTCGTTTATCACGCAGGAAGATATTCTGCAAATGTTCGAAGGGCTGGTGCGGCATCTGTTCAAAACCGTGAAAGGCATCGACCTGGTCCAGGTGCCCCGCATGACCTACGCTGACGCCATGCGACTGTACGGTTCCGACAAACCCGATACGCGCTTCGGGATGGAGTTCGTCGAGCTGAAGGGAGCCTTCGACACCGTCGATCTGACGTCGGGCAAGAACTTCGTCGTGTTTGATTCGGCGGAACTGGTCATTGGCATCAACGCCAAAGGCTGCGCTGAATACACCCGCAAGCAGGTTGATGAATTAACTGACTACATCAAACGTCCGCAGATTGGCGCGAAAGGGCTGATTTACGTGCGCTACAACGCCGATGGAACCATCAAATCATCGGTTGATAAATTTTACACGGAAGACGATCTGAAACAATGGGTTGCCCAGTTTCAGGCCGAGCCGGGCGACCTGCTGCTCATCATGGCGGGCGATGCGGCTAAAGTTCGGAAACAACTGAACGAATTGCGGCTGGAAATGGGTACCCGGCTGGGCCTGCGCGATCCGAACCAGTTTAGCGCCCTGTGGGTGCTGGATTTCCCGCTGCTCGAGTGGGGCGACGAAGAAAACCGCTGGTTTGCGATGCACCACCCGTTTACCTCGCCCAAACCGGAAGATATTCCGCTGTTGGAAACCAACCCCGGTCACGTGCGGGCCAACGCCTACGACATGGTGATCAACGGAACGGAAGTCGGCGGGGGTTCCATCCGGATTTTCCAGCGGGACTTACAGTCTAAAATGTTTGATTTTCTGGGCTTTACGCCCGAAGAAGCCAAGGCGCAGTTCGGTTTCCTGCTGGACGCGTTCGAGTACGGAGCTCCTCCCCACGGCGGTATCGCGTTCGGTTTCGACCGGTTGTGCTCCATCTTCGGGGGCGCCGATTCGATCCGCGATTTCATTGCCTTCCCGAAAAACAACTCGGGCCGCGACGTGATGATCGATTCGCCCGCTACAATCTCGCCGGCGCAACTGAATGAGTTGCAGATTGCCGTAGCGAAGAAGTAA
- a CDS encoding glycosyltransferase family 4 protein has protein sequence MNIFIDTERLRDLNSGLGQFCLRLGQELVRQKPPSARLTFLVPKGQEGVFGSNVQYQTAVWWRRWYNPGKHDLCHLTHQDSRFWPVSRQTRTVLTIHDLNFLERPDYDDAKKNRRLTVVQRAVERASALTTISEYTASVVRQHLTLPPVPLTVIYNGNSLRHDATQPLAIPGPFFLFVGVIHPKKNLHTLLPLLEAFPEWRLVLAGPDAHPYAAHLREQAQRLEIGDRLVMPGAVTEAAKNWLYQHCDGFLFPSLSEGFGLPVVEAMSCGKPVFLSRLTSLPEIGGKEAYYFESYESEEMAETVFAGLNDFRANPFRADRLRQQAARFSWERAAQQYWQLYTDLL, from the coding sequence ATGAACATCTTCATCGATACCGAACGATTGCGGGATTTAAACAGCGGCCTGGGGCAATTCTGTCTGCGGCTGGGGCAGGAACTGGTCCGGCAAAAACCGCCATCGGCCCGGCTTACGTTCCTGGTTCCGAAAGGACAGGAGGGCGTTTTTGGTTCGAACGTCCAGTATCAAACGGCCGTCTGGTGGCGGAGATGGTACAATCCGGGTAAGCACGACCTCTGTCACCTCACCCACCAGGACTCCCGGTTCTGGCCCGTGTCCCGGCAAACCCGAACGGTCTTAACGATTCACGACCTGAATTTTCTGGAACGGCCGGATTACGATGACGCCAAAAAGAACCGCCGCCTGACGGTTGTACAACGCGCGGTCGAACGGGCCTCGGCCCTCACCACCATTTCGGAATACACAGCCTCCGTGGTCCGCCAGCACTTGACCCTGCCGCCGGTTCCGCTGACGGTTATTTACAACGGTAATTCGCTCCGTCACGACGCTACCCAGCCGCTCGCGATTCCGGGTCCGTTTTTCCTATTCGTCGGCGTCATCCATCCCAAAAAAAACCTGCACACGTTGCTGCCACTGCTGGAAGCCTTCCCGGAATGGAGGCTGGTCCTGGCCGGTCCTGATGCCCATCCCTACGCGGCCCACCTGCGTGAACAGGCACAACGGCTGGAAATTGGCGACCGGCTGGTGATGCCCGGCGCGGTGACGGAGGCCGCCAAAAACTGGCTGTACCAGCACTGCGACGGCTTTCTGTTTCCGTCGCTGTCCGAGGGATTTGGGTTGCCAGTGGTTGAGGCCATGAGTTGTGGCAAACCGGTTTTTCTGTCGCGCCTGACAAGCCTGCCCGAAATTGGTGGGAAAGAAGCGTATTATTTTGAATCGTATGAATCGGAGGAGATGGCCGAAACCGTGTTTGCGGGCCTCAACGACTTCCGGGCCAATCCGTTCCGGGCCGATCGGCTCCGCCAGCAGGCGGCCCGCTTCAGTTGGGAACGGGCTGCTCAACAATATTGGCAGTTGTATACTGATTTGTTGTAA